One genomic segment of Clostridium estertheticum subsp. estertheticum includes these proteins:
- a CDS encoding carboxymuconolactone decarboxylase family protein, protein MSISNAFMAFSKEAPEQQKAWGEFIEKLDTSCKLDKKTEALAYLAVLAAARLEGGITFHVKQAKKLGASREEIISSILVGLPAVGNIVIQALPIALAAYDE, encoded by the coding sequence ATGAGCATAAGTAATGCATTTATGGCATTTTCTAAAGAAGCACCAGAACAACAAAAGGCATGGGGTGAATTTATTGAAAAATTGGATACTTCGTGTAAACTTGATAAGAAGACAGAAGCACTTGCTTATTTAGCTGTATTAGCAGCTGCTCGACTTGAAGGCGGTATAACATTTCATGTAAAACAGGCCAAAAAGTTAGGAGCTTCAAGGGAGGAAATTATAAGTAGCATTTTAGTTGGATTACCTGCTGTTGGTAATATAGTTATCCAAGCACTACCTATTGCATTAGCTGCATATGATGAATAG
- a CDS encoding ABC transporter permease has translation MNFIKMVKFDFMNIIRNPMLLIVNTIFPLILIGVMGFVMSNVWGKGSMSIYDYYGIKMMILTALFIAMTATNTFMEEKVKSGNSRIIYAPVSKTSIYLSKLISTYILGTISYSVLILIGQYLLHINFGGNNIIYIMVLINILALFGCSLGTMFCCLFKSEEGANSIMQIPLTLFIFFGGIIFGVHRLGNVVAEISNLSPIKWVNECAIRIIYDNDFSIYLPVLAFLLIASIVCIIICQITFKPEEYV, from the coding sequence ATGAACTTTATAAAAATGGTGAAATTTGATTTTATGAATATTATTAGAAATCCAATGCTGTTAATTGTAAATACAATATTTCCATTAATACTTATAGGTGTCATGGGTTTTGTAATGAGCAATGTTTGGGGTAAAGGAAGTATGAGTATCTATGATTATTATGGCATAAAGATGATGATTCTTACAGCGCTATTTATTGCAATGACGGCTACTAATACGTTTATGGAGGAAAAGGTCAAAAGTGGAAACAGTCGCATCATATATGCACCAGTTTCAAAAACATCAATATATTTATCAAAATTGATATCCACTTATATTTTGGGTACAATTTCATACAGTGTTTTAATCCTTATAGGACAATATTTATTGCACATTAACTTTGGTGGGAATAATATTATTTATATTATGGTGTTAATCAATATACTAGCTTTATTTGGCTGTAGTTTAGGTACCATGTTTTGCTGCCTTTTCAAAAGCGAAGAAGGCGCAAATAGTATTATGCAAATTCCATTAACATTATTTATATTTTTCGGAGGAATAATTTTTGGAGTACATAGACTTGGAAATGTGGTGGCTGAAATATCAAATTTATCTCCAATCAAGTGGGTTAATGAATGTGCTATTCGCATAATCTATGATAATGATTTTAGTATTTATCTACCAGTACTGGCATTTCTGCTAATTGCTTCTATTGTCTGTATCATAATATGTCAAATCACCTTTAAACCGGAGGAATATGTATAA